Part of the Equus asinus isolate D_3611 breed Donkey chromosome 11, EquAss-T2T_v2, whole genome shotgun sequence genome is shown below.
GATCCCTTGTCTGAAACCTAACAGAAACACAGAGCAGAAAAATGTGATGGTGTGGACCGTCTAGGCGCCAACCTAAGGAGAGCGTCCACCAGTATACTCAGGAATAACGGACTGAATTTCCTACTAAATGTAAGAATATCCACTACAGAACCACCTCTTCTTCACTAATGTTTAATTCTGCAAAAGCTGAAGGACCCAGAACAAACAGAGAAGAGGTTAAAATATCACGAAGTGCATAGTAAAACAGTGCGGGAGTACAAAGGCACTACAGTAAAGCTTAAAAAGAACTATTGGCTATTCTAAGAAGGAACATACGACAAATTCTAATTGAGTGCATATTACACGCTCCACTGAGGACCCTTATCTACAGATGTAGTTTAAAATATGTGGTAGAAATACCTATAGTCTTGGGATTTTCATCTAGCTTAAAATTAGAAGCATAATAAATATGAGTTATTCAAATTATACAGGCTCGCCGCAGAGGCTATGAAGGcagtaatatttcaaatatcCTAATGAGTAATATTAGCAGTTTGGCCAGCAAAAGCCATCTAAACTACagttgcttttcatattttttgaagcAATTATTTCACAAAACAACTTGTGATGTTTTATAATGCTGCTTATGTGGgtgttactgaaagaaaaagttcAGTCATGGGTAACATTCTGATTAACAGAGTTAAGAACCTGTTCTCAACACTGGGCATCAAATGAAAAGAGAACGCCTCACTAATTCTATCTCCTTACTTACAAGACGTTACGAGTATCGGTAAGTTTCAAAAAGCTTTCAAAGTataattttgattactatttattcattaatgATAAACTGTTTTTAATTGGGTcttcaaatgttactttttagTAAAGTTAAATCCGAAAGGAAATCCTGTTTCTCAAGTTGCTAAGCATCGCGTCTTGGTAGCAAGCCCTAATAACCAGAGGAAGCCGGGTTCACATACTGTCTCCAAGGCTGAGGccaccatttcctcttccttgtgGGCCTGAAGCTCAATTACCATGACGCCGCTGTCGAAAACTCGGAGCCTACAAATCGCAGATGGGAGAACAAAGCCATGAATATCCGGGATTTTCAACCCCTGAGGAGGCGCAAGTATTTCTTGATATCTTTTATGCCCAGGTATGAGGGGAAGAATAAcacaaaataacctttaaaacaTAACGACCACAAGCAACCATGGCATAACTAAAAAGCTCATGAATAAACAGGTAATAAAATTATGAACTATAATCCAGAGGCTTTTCTATAATCCAGAAATACGTATGgctacttttttttaacctgaggataaggaaaatgtaattCACAGCTCAATATTTGCACTTCTAAGCTTCCAGAAACTAACGCAAAATGTCTAGGGGAGGAGGCGCTGGTTACTCTGGCCTCATGGGAGGTGCCTACATTCTACTCTCACTGCCCTCAATCCACAGCCGTCAGACTACTAGCACCCGCAGGCCACGCCCAGCCCTAAGGATGGAGGCCAGAATGACAGAGATGCTTGTGGGCCCAGTGAATTCTGTTCACACGGAATGTAATTTCAAGAGGGGCGATATGGTGGCTGGCCCTGCAGGACGGCACCTGGCAGCGCTTGCCTGTCCACTCTGTGAGGAGCAGCGACTACAGCCAGCAAGGCCCCGCGGAGGACCTTTTACCTGAGAGGTAATTTCAGCGCTTCCAGCATCTTGCACGCATTCACTAAATCTTCTGGCGAGAGCAACTAATGGGGAAACAAATCCAGTTTACACTGAAAATTAATAGAGTGATGCTATATAATTATAATGACCACTGAAACAGAAGAGCAAACTTAAAGCATCGTTTATCAAGGATTTTAGGTAGCTTAATCACTACAAGGCAAAAAGGATTAACAAAGAAGCAGACTTCTACTCATTAAAGCAGTGCTATCCAACAGAAACAAAATGCAAgtcataaatgtaatttttaattttctagtagccacattaaaaaaataaaaggaaacaggtgaaattagttttaatacgtacattttatttaacccaataggtccaaaaattcaacacattatcaatacaaaaattactaatgagatatttaagaattctttattctgTACTAAATCTTGTAAAGTCAATGTATAATTTACACTTAGAGCACCTCTCAGTTTACATTAACTACACTTCAAGTTCACAGTGGCCACACGTGGCTAGCTAGCGGCTACCCTTCTGGACCACATGGCCTTAAAGACTCAGCCCATGTGGTGGCTGACAAGCACAGCTCTGAGTCACAAAGAATGGCTCCagagccagcccagcctgggtccaAATAATTTGCCATggtcaaattatttaatctttctaagcttcaatttcctcttcccCAAGTTATCCCCCAGACAGGGACAGTAAAAGTAGGCCCCTCACTGAGTTATTGGGAGGCTAGATGAGGGAACCCTTGCAGAGTGCCTGGCGGATGGGGAACACTCACTGATGGCAGTTATGATGACTATTGAAATAAGAACAGAGCAGAGGCTTAGCTCATGGGGCAGGCTGAATGCTGGAGAGACAGGTGTGGGTCATTTGCATGGAGCTGACACCACAAAACTGATTTAGAGGGCACAACGGTGAGAACCCTGGAGGCCAAGGACATCTGGGTGTGAAGGGACAATGAGAGTTGAACAGCGGCTGCAGATTCAGAGCCAAAGAAGCAGGGcagctttttctgtatcatttacaGGCAATTGGTATCCAACCCAGTTAATTCAAACAGGTAACTATCACAGAGAAGGGGCATCACACTCAACCTTATTAATCACAGCAATACGAACACAGAACATTAGAGCTGAAAGGTATCTGTGCGTCCAAACccttattttaaaggtagaaaacctgagtccagagaggttaagtaagctactcaaggtcactcagcaaaTCACTGGCAAAACCAGGAACAGAATCTACCTCCTAGACCCCAGGGCAGTATTCTATTCACTGCACCACACTGCTTCTCCAAATAGTTTTGATATTCACAACCCTTCCTCAAATTCTATTCACTATAGGGGAATTTGTACTATATTAAGAAAGTCTATAATTAgttaaaagaatatctaaatattcTATTCTTACTTCCATTCCTCGAGCTCGGTTTACTAAACAGTATACCTCTGTGAGTGACATTATTCCTCCTCGTCcctgttaaaaatgaaacaaaagaagtaTTACGTTACACTTAGCACCAGTTGGCATTTAACAGAAATCACAATCAGAGTGAAATcagaaatcataaaatttcttaagaagcttttaaaaactgtatttacaaaCAGGAAGACCTGTTCAGATACCCTGAGGCAATTCAAATTCAATACTTGGACTTgtcattattactgttttaacATTTACTCAACGAAAAATGGGGCTCTCTTCTTTCATGTTTCAGAAAGTGTATTTAAATGTTTCAAGTTattccaactaataaatgaaaaaaatcatagaattaaataggaatatcaccattttacaacccCTAATAAAGTAACAGATCTCCATAATGACTACCAATGGCTGccaacatcacaaaaaaagacGCTCAGACGTTATGCACCTCCTGATGCATGGTGCTGGTGACTGTGGCTGGTGGTACTAAACCCATAGGAGATGAGGTGAGTGCTTCCGCTTTTGGACTAATGTGCGTTCATTCCTCCGTTTACATTTCCAGTATAGTCATTTTACCTACAACCCTCGAACTGCTGACGTGCACCGGCCTTATGCTCTCCTCTGGCACCATCACACCCTCATGCCGTCTGTTGCTGAGGTTGAGGCGGTCATCAGCTGACCTGGGAAATCTTTTTGCACTGGCAGCTTTTTGGTTAAAAATTTATCCTGGGTTTTCATCTGTGGCAGTTATATGCTCCACTGCTCCAGGTTGGATTTTGAGCATGTAGGCATAGCCTCAGAACCTAGTTTTATTTAAAGCTTAGCGGCAAATACACTAAAGTATTAATAGTGTATGTTTTTGGGTGATGGGACTATAGGTAATGTTTTCCTCCTccatggtttttggttttgttttgtgtgtcactgtgtttcttgttctggctgctgtaacaaaataccattgactgggtggcttaaacaacacacatttgttacTCATACTTCTAGAcgctgggaagtccaggatcaaggtgctaGCTGGTTCCATGTCTGGGGGGGGCCCTCTTCCTGTTTTGCAGAGGGACcactttgctgtgtcctcacatggcagagagcgaGCACAGcctagctctctggtctcttataagggcgctaatccctttgtgaggactccaccctcgtgacctcatctaaacctaattacctcctacaggaccctccccccccccacaaaatgccatcacattggggttaAAGGGTTCAACAAAGGAATCTGGGGTGGGGGGCCCAACATTCAGTCCGTAGCGTTGTGACTGATAAAGGAGCATGGATCCTgcagtcaggcagacctgggttcgaatcctatcattgccacttagcagctgtgtgactttgggcacaaCATGTATCATGTCTAAGTGTCGTTTTCTCCGTGTGGCAGTTGGGGTCTTGCTGTTCGCCTCACCGAGTTGCAGATCCTTCAATGAAACAACACATGCACGTTCCTGGTGGGCGCTCAGGAAGTGTTTCTCTCCCTTCATCTGCCCTCTCCTTTACCACTGAGTTTCAGCGCAGTGAGTGCTGCATGAATGAACGGCTGGACAGGTAACTGGTCTCCTGTGCTGTGTCCTTTCAGTGACCTGCATAATGCGGCTGCCGGTTCCTTCGCCTCCGCGTTTGCTGCCCTGGTGCTCTGCCCCACTGAGCTTGTGAAGTGCCGGCTACAGACCATGTACGAAATGCAGATGTCGGGGAAGATAGCCAAAAGCCAGAAGTAAGCACCGCTTGGGCACAAACATTAGGTCTCGAGCATgtattgagtattttaaaaaatatattgtactAAAATTAAGTGACAGATATAGAAACAGATGTGTCTAATCCAAAATACTGTTTCTAGAACTTCTACCAATCAGAATAATTTTCTGAACGGACTATTTGTGGTGGTCGGACCCACCCCCCAGGCCACAAAACATCATAGACAGGTGTTTAATACCCCAGAAGTGATGAAGCCAGGAGCTTCTACCCCTTTTGACCGGTTGAGGGCATAAGGCATGATCCCCAGCTGTTTTTGGAGGCACATGGCGGACAGCTTTGGAACTGTGTGTGAGAACTGAGCCTTCATAAGGGCCGCTTTGGTTCTGAGATGAATATTTGATGCCCTTTCCCAGGTTTCACGTAGATGTTCAGGCTGATCACTTCAGATCCCAGCGGTAACTTTCTTTACGCCCCTCCCTAATCCTTCAAGCGGACCTGCAAAGGGCGCCAGTTCTGGGAACACTGAGCAGGACCGTTGTGAGCATAGCTGCCCTTCAGATCAAATTCCTCTCCAGCTCAGTCTTGAAAGATCCTAGTTACCCTGTGAAGGTGTATATGTCACGTAATATGATTTATTTGAATTGTAAAGCAATTTATTATCCTGATTAATCTCAAAACTTGCTTATTTATCTTCACATCTGGCTGACTGCAGTTCTGGGGGTGAATATTGCTGTGGTTAACTCAGACCCTGTCAATCCACTGGGGAAAATTGGTAGATAAATTGACCATTTTCAGAGTTACCAGTCCCCTTGCAGCAGCGAGGCTGGGGTTTGTAATAGAGCCCAATTTCCTGCACCCTTGGGATTCTTTGCAACCAATTTGAATCTATTATTCATAGCCCAGAGTCCAAAACTGTGAGTCTTTAagactttttattgagatagtaTGTGTACACAGTAACGCGAACACACACAGAAATCGTAAGTGTGAAATGAACATGCCTTTGTAACCAGTGCCCAAGAAGTAGGACGTTAATAGCCCCCAGAAAGTTGCCCTCATGCCCCTTGAAGTGGTTTAaggtatttttaaggaaaatagttAGGTCCAAAGGACTTAGGCAGAT
Proteins encoded:
- the LOC139046616 gene encoding vacuolar protein-sorting-associated protein 36-like: MSLTEVYCLVNRARGMELLSPEDLVNACKMLEALKLPLRLRVFDSGVMVIELQAHKEEEMVASALETVSDKGSLTSEEFAKLVGMSVLLAKERLLLAEKMGHLCRDDSAEGLRFYPNLFMTQS